A single window of Scylla paramamosain isolate STU-SP2022 chromosome 27, ASM3559412v1, whole genome shotgun sequence DNA harbors:
- the LOC135114469 gene encoding uncharacterized protein LOC135114469, with the protein MLVKLVLVTCLGVATVSPKMRGGQELVLHTGGAAELMRSPPNASCTTIAITDSTTTPPDVVKDLLVKSALDQWQVMATFEVNLGKRNTTITDRLSKLIPLARQVGNSEQFAHVMYFTKYFSECLSYSRRIDDMGSYVPLTQVTVQNGFI; encoded by the exons ATGCTCGTGAAGCTGGTGCTGGTAACTTGCCTTGGAGTCGCGACTGTCAGTCCCAAAATGCGAG GCGGCCAGGAGCTCGTCCTACATACTGGTGGTGCAGCAGAATTAATGCGGAGTCCACCAAACGCTTCGTGCACCACCATCGCCATAACGGACAGTACCACCACTCCTCCAGACGTCGTGAAG GATCTACTCGTAAAATCAGCGTTGGACCAGTGGCAAGTGATGGCAACATTTGAGGTGAATTTAGGGAAGAgaaacaccaccattactgaTCGCCTGTCGAAGTTGATCCCCTTAGCACGTCAAGTAGGTAACTCAGAACAGTTTGCCCATGTGATGTACTTTACTAAGTACTTTTCTGAATGTTTATCATATAGCAGACGAATAGACGACATGGGTTCTTATGTTCCCCTCACACAGGTAACAGTACAAAATGGTTTTATTTAG